One segment of Saprospiraceae bacterium DNA contains the following:
- a CDS encoding glycosyltransferase family 9 protein: MRREQYDWVVNCQRFAVSGLMTILSGAKNTAGFDKNPFSFLFSRRLKHQFGTAQKPVHEVQRNLDLIEHLTDNSFERPRLYPSEVDCQKTKQLCPERRYVCIAPTSVWFTKQFPAHKWVELIKKIPDGDVVFLLGGKEDVEPCEQILQMSEHSGVVNLAGKLTFLESAALMQGASMNYANDSAPIHIASAVNAPIVEVFCSTVPRFGFTPLSDESFVIETTENLDCRPCGLHGRSGCPLGHFRCAESIGIGRFPVK; the protein is encoded by the coding sequence ATGCGCCGAGAGCAATATGATTGGGTTGTCAATTGCCAACGATTTGCTGTTTCTGGGCTGATGACTATCTTGTCGGGGGCTAAAAACACAGCGGGTTTTGATAAAAACCCATTTTCTTTTTTGTTCTCTAGGCGATTGAAGCATCAATTTGGCACTGCACAAAAGCCAGTTCATGAGGTGCAGCGTAATCTTGATTTGATTGAGCACCTGACAGATAACTCGTTTGAAAGGCCTCGATTATATCCATCGGAGGTGGATTGCCAGAAGACAAAACAACTTTGCCCTGAGCGAAGATATGTCTGCATCGCCCCGACTTCTGTTTGGTTCACCAAGCAGTTCCCCGCACACAAATGGGTGGAGTTGATTAAGAAAATCCCTGACGGGGATGTTGTATTCCTATTGGGGGGCAAGGAGGATGTGGAGCCATGCGAGCAAATTCTTCAAATGTCTGAACATTCAGGGGTGGTTAATCTGGCCGGCAAACTCACTTTTCTCGAATCTGCGGCATTGATGCAAGGGGCTTCCATGAACTATGCCAATGATTCGGCACCTATACATATTGCTTCAGCGGTGAATGCGCCTATTGTTGAGGTATTCTGTTCCACAGTACCGAGATTTGGTTTCACGCCCTTGTCCGACGAGAGTTTCGTAATTGAGACAACGGAAAATCTCGACTGCCGCCCATGCGGCTTGCATGGCCGAAGCGGCTGCCCATTGGGGCATTTTCGCTGTGCGGAAAGCATTGGCATAGGGCGCTTCCCTGTCAAGTAA
- a CDS encoding ABC transporter ATP-binding protein produces MLISIKDLNKTYIMGAEKVEALKSVTLEIEKNEYVALMGPSGSGKSTLMNLVGCLDSPTGGEYWLNGIEVSTMDDGELAEVRNKQIGFVFQTFNLLPRLSALENVALPLVYAGFGKEERLEKARKTLEAVGLGDRVMHKPNELSGGQRQRVAVARALVNDPAIILADEPTGNLDTKTSYEIMGLFEQIHKAGNTIILVTHEQDIAMHAHRIVRLRDGLIESDQLNEQIVSMADMPSVSAG; encoded by the coding sequence ATGCTTATTTCAATAAAAGACCTCAACAAAACCTACATCATGGGTGCCGAAAAAGTGGAGGCGCTCAAATCCGTGACCCTCGAAATCGAGAAGAACGAATACGTCGCGCTCATGGGGCCTTCCGGCAGCGGCAAGTCCACGCTGATGAACTTGGTGGGTTGCCTCGACTCTCCCACGGGAGGCGAGTATTGGCTCAACGGCATTGAGGTCAGCACCATGGACGACGGCGAATTGGCCGAAGTGCGAAACAAACAAATCGGCTTCGTTTTTCAAACCTTCAACCTTCTGCCCCGGCTCTCTGCCTTGGAAAATGTGGCGCTTCCGCTTGTGTATGCAGGCTTTGGAAAAGAAGAGCGCCTCGAGAAGGCCCGAAAGACCCTCGAAGCAGTCGGCCTTGGCGACCGCGTGATGCACAAGCCCAACGAATTGTCGGGGGGGCAGCGGCAGCGCGTGGCGGTCGCTCGCGCGTTGGTGAACGACCCGGCTATCATTTTGGCCGACGAGCCGACGGGCAACCTCGACACCAAGACCTCTTACGAAATCATGGGGCTGTTCGAGCAGATTCACAAAGCAGGCAATACGATAATTCTCGTCACACACGAACAAGACATCGCCATGCACGCCCACCGCATCGTGCGCCTTCGCGACGGATTGATTGAAAGCGACCAGCTTAACGAACAGATTGTGAGCATGGCCGATATGCCTTCCGTTTCTGCGGGGTAA
- a CDS encoding deoxynucleoside kinase: MNSGLPSDKTLIKHVALAGNIGAGKTTLCEILARHFGWDVHYEDTENNPYLSDFYLDMKRWSFNLQVFFLSSRYQQMLRIQQGNRTVVQDRTIYEDAYIFAPNLADMGLMERRDFENYTTLFQSIISQIKAPDLLIYLKASIPTLVEHIQSRGRDYEGSISIEYLKRLNERYDNWIGNYHEGRLLVINVDQFDFSNNQAHAANVLEMVQAELHGLF, translated from the coding sequence ATGAATTCAGGTTTGCCCTCTGACAAAACACTTATCAAACACGTCGCGCTAGCTGGTAACATTGGCGCTGGCAAAACAACGCTCTGCGAAATCCTAGCTCGTCATTTTGGATGGGATGTACACTACGAAGACACAGAGAACAACCCCTACCTCTCCGATTTTTATCTGGACATGAAACGCTGGTCGTTCAATCTTCAGGTGTTCTTCCTCTCCAGCCGCTACCAACAAATGCTGCGCATCCAGCAAGGCAACCGAACGGTGGTGCAAGACCGCACGATTTATGAGGATGCCTACATTTTTGCGCCCAATCTCGCCGACATGGGGCTGATGGAGCGCCGCGATTTTGAAAATTATACCACACTGTTTCAATCCATCATCTCGCAAATCAAAGCGCCCGACCTGCTTATCTACCTCAAGGCCAGCATTCCCACACTGGTGGAGCATATTCAAAGCCGGGGCCGCGACTACGAAGGCAGCATCAGCATCGAATACCTCAAACGCCTCAACGAACGCTACGACAACTGGATTGGCAACTACCACGAAGGCCGCTTGTTGGTCATCAATGTGGACCAATTTGACTTTTCCAACAATCAAGCCCACGCGGCCAACGTATTGGAAATGGTGCAAGCCGAGCTGCACGGCCTGTTCTGA
- a CDS encoding DUF1573 domain-containing protein, protein MKALVQISLGLFFWLSFSQITAQSIEKTTVRWEPDTLFFDDIHEGYILLDSFKVTNTGEHPYVIREVKTSCDCTVLRYPKNPLMPGQSATIRVEFDSGGKAGFALPGIVIYDNSRPNARSILYLNGYIRSSKIPKSSSGGN, encoded by the coding sequence ATGAAAGCTTTGGTTCAAATCAGCCTTGGACTATTCTTTTGGCTCTCTTTTAGTCAAATAACAGCCCAATCCATCGAAAAAACCACCGTCAGATGGGAGCCAGACACCCTATTTTTCGACGACATACATGAAGGTTACATCCTGTTGGACTCTTTCAAAGTGACCAACACGGGAGAGCACCCCTATGTGATACGGGAGGTGAAAACCAGCTGCGACTGCACTGTGCTGCGATACCCTAAGAACCCGCTCATGCCCGGCCAATCGGCTACGATTCGCGTAGAATTCGATAGTGGTGGGAAAGCAGGGTTTGCCCTGCCCGGAATCGTGATATACGATAACTCGCGTCCAAATGCCCGCAGCATTCTATACTTGAACGGCTATATTAGGTCGAGTAAAATCCCCAAGAGCTCTTCTGGAGGGAATTGA
- the queA gene encoding tRNA preQ1(34) S-adenosylmethionine ribosyltransferase-isomerase QueA: protein MRTKLSQFNFNLPKELIAQYPIEERDQSRLMVVNRNTGKIEHKIFKDLLNYFGDGDVMIFNNTKVFPARLFGQKEKTGAKIEVFLLRELNHDARLWDVLVDPARKIRVGNKLYFEDENGNDALVAEVVDNTTSRGRTIRFLFDGSEDDFQRELSKLGNTPLPKYIEREPEAIDRERYQTIFAKEMGAVAAPTAGLHFSRELMKRLELKGVNFAELTLHIGLGTFRTIDVEDLSKHKMEAEYFHIPQKAVETVNKGILAEKKVCAVGTTVMRSIETAVSAEKLLKPVEGWTNKFIYPPYEFSIANSMITNFHLPKSSLLIMICAFGGFELIMEAYNQAVKEEYRFYSYGDAMLIL, encoded by the coding sequence ATGCGCACCAAACTTTCTCAGTTCAATTTCAACCTTCCCAAGGAACTCATTGCTCAATACCCCATCGAAGAGCGCGACCAAAGCCGCCTTATGGTGGTCAATCGCAACACGGGCAAAATTGAGCACAAAATTTTCAAAGACCTCCTCAATTACTTCGGCGATGGGGATGTAATGATATTCAACAACACCAAGGTCTTCCCGGCCCGGCTTTTTGGCCAAAAAGAAAAAACCGGAGCCAAAATCGAGGTTTTTTTGCTTCGGGAACTCAACCACGACGCCCGCCTTTGGGACGTGTTGGTGGACCCCGCCCGCAAGATTCGCGTGGGCAACAAGCTCTATTTTGAAGACGAAAACGGCAACGATGCCCTCGTGGCCGAGGTGGTGGACAACACCACATCCCGCGGCCGCACGATACGTTTTCTTTTCGATGGAAGCGAGGATGATTTCCAGCGGGAACTCTCCAAGCTCGGCAACACCCCTCTCCCCAAATACATCGAGCGCGAGCCGGAAGCCATTGACCGCGAACGCTATCAAACCATTTTTGCCAAAGAAATGGGCGCTGTGGCGGCCCCAACCGCAGGCCTGCACTTTAGCCGCGAACTGATGAAACGCCTCGAACTTAAAGGGGTGAATTTCGCAGAGCTAACGCTGCACATCGGCCTCGGCACTTTCCGCACCATAGATGTCGAAGACCTCTCCAAACACAAAATGGAGGCCGAATACTTCCATATCCCACAGAAAGCCGTAGAGACCGTCAACAAAGGAATTCTTGCCGAAAAAAAAGTTTGCGCGGTAGGCACCACGGTCATGCGTTCCATTGAGACCGCCGTCTCTGCCGAAAAACTGCTCAAGCCTGTAGAAGGTTGGACCAACAAATTCATCTACCCGCCCTACGAGTTCAGCATCGCTAACAGCATGATAACCAACTTTCACTTGCCCAAGTCAAGCCTGCTCATCATGATTTGTGCCTTCGGCGGCTTCGAACTCATCATGGAAGCTTACAATCAGGCCGTGAAAGAAGAATATCGCTTTTACAGCTATGGCGATGCCATGTTGATTCTTTAA
- the typA gene encoding translational GTPase TypA, with the protein MNIRNIAIIAHVDHGKTTLVDKMIHAAKVFKDHEVTGELILDNNDQERERGITIFAKNVAINYKGIKINVIDTPGHADFGGEVERVLNMADGVLLLVDAFEGPMPQTRFVLQKALQMGKKPVVVINKVDKPNCNPDWAHEQVFDLMFALDATEDQLDFPVVFGSAKQGWMSHDWKKQTEDITVLLDDIIKYIPEPKVSDGTTQMLVTSLDFSNYIGRIAVGRLSRGKLSANQPVSLVKKDGAIQKHRIKQLFVFDGLAKKEVSTVEAGDICAVVGVDGFEIGDTIADYENPEALDPISIDEPTMSMLFTINDSPFFGKEGKFVTSRHVRERLEKELEKNLAMRMEETGSADSFMVFGRGVLHLSILIETMRREGYELQIGQPQVIIKEINGVKCEPVEELTIDVPEETSGKCIEFVTRRKGVMKSMEPKGDRFLLRFDIPSRGIIGLRSNILTATQGEAIMTHRFEGYEPWKGEIAGRQNGSLIVMETGTAIAYSLDNLQDRGIFFVEPGEEVYEGQVIGENNRPNDLVVNVTKTKKLTNMRASGADDKASLPPPRRFTLEEALEYIQEDEYVEVTPKSIRLRKVHLNENDRKKAEKAMAMA; encoded by the coding sequence ATGAACATTCGCAACATCGCCATTATCGCCCACGTTGACCACGGCAAGACTACGCTCGTGGACAAAATGATTCACGCCGCCAAGGTTTTTAAAGACCATGAAGTGACTGGCGAACTCATTTTGGACAACAACGACCAAGAGCGTGAACGAGGCATCACCATTTTTGCCAAAAATGTCGCCATCAACTACAAGGGCATAAAAATCAACGTCATAGACACCCCGGGACACGCCGATTTTGGCGGCGAGGTAGAGCGAGTGCTCAACATGGCTGATGGTGTCTTGCTACTGGTTGACGCATTTGAAGGGCCAATGCCCCAAACCCGTTTTGTGCTTCAAAAAGCACTGCAAATGGGCAAAAAACCTGTGGTGGTCATCAACAAAGTGGACAAGCCCAACTGTAATCCTGACTGGGCGCACGAGCAAGTCTTCGACCTCATGTTTGCATTGGATGCCACGGAAGACCAACTGGATTTTCCAGTTGTGTTCGGCTCTGCAAAACAAGGCTGGATGAGCCACGACTGGAAAAAGCAAACCGAAGACATCACGGTTTTGCTCGACGACATCATAAAATACATCCCGGAGCCGAAAGTGTCTGATGGCACAACACAAATGCTCGTCACCTCGCTCGATTTTTCCAACTACATCGGGCGTATCGCTGTGGGGCGTCTCTCACGCGGCAAATTGTCGGCCAACCAACCCGTTTCGTTGGTAAAGAAAGATGGCGCCATTCAAAAGCATCGCATAAAGCAACTGTTTGTGTTTGATGGGCTTGCCAAAAAAGAGGTGTCCACGGTGGAGGCAGGCGATATATGTGCCGTGGTGGGCGTGGACGGGTTTGAAATTGGCGACACCATCGCCGACTATGAAAATCCAGAGGCACTCGATCCGATTTCGATTGACGAGCCAACTATGAGCATGTTGTTCACCATCAATGACTCCCCGTTTTTCGGCAAAGAGGGCAAATTTGTCACAAGCCGTCACGTTCGTGAGCGCCTAGAAAAAGAACTAGAGAAAAATCTCGCCATGCGCATGGAGGAAACTGGCAGCGCCGACTCATTCATGGTGTTCGGGCGTGGTGTGTTGCACCTTTCTATTCTTATAGAAACCATGCGCAGAGAAGGCTACGAATTGCAGATTGGGCAGCCCCAAGTCATCATCAAGGAAATCAATGGCGTGAAATGCGAACCAGTGGAAGAGCTCACCATTGATGTGCCCGAAGAAACCAGCGGGAAATGCATCGAGTTTGTCACCCGGCGCAAAGGCGTGATGAAAAGCATGGAGCCTAAAGGCGACCGTTTTCTGTTGCGATTCGACATCCCCTCGCGCGGCATCATAGGGCTGCGTTCCAACATCCTCACCGCCACACAAGGAGAAGCCATTATGACCCACCGTTTTGAGGGCTACGAGCCGTGGAAAGGCGAAATCGCGGGCCGTCAGAACGGCTCCCTCATCGTCATGGAGACTGGCACAGCCATTGCATACTCGCTTGATAACCTACAAGATAGAGGCATATTCTTTGTTGAACCCGGAGAAGAAGTGTACGAAGGGCAGGTCATTGGTGAAAACAATCGCCCCAACGACCTTGTGGTGAACGTGACCAAAACAAAAAAATTGACCAATATGCGAGCTTCGGGAGCCGACGACAAAGCTTCCCTGCCGCCTCCACGCCGATTCACGCTCGAAGAGGCGCTCGAATACATTCAAGAAGACGAATACGTGGAGGTGACACCCAAGAGCATACGCCTGCGCAAGGTACACCTGAACGAAAACGACCGGAAGAAGGCCGAAAAGGCTATGGCTATGGCATGA
- a CDS encoding TonB-dependent receptor: MNHFTFRNLTAFSGKAVMLLALLLCGLTSFAQVTTSTIVGLVTDGNGEGLIGATVVATHVPSGTRYGTATNALGRYTLPAVRVGGPFTVTVSYTGFEPVSREGVFTTLGTAVSVDLVMRESSAELGEVTITGSRSDVFSFDRTGAGTNIKKGVLESLPTISRSIQDFTRLTPQSNGNNLAGRNNLYNNISIDGSLFNNSFGLAGTVGGQTNSQPISLDAVAEIQVSLAPYDVREAGFTGGGINAVTRSGDNEFRGSVFGFLRSDAMIGSKVDTTTVKNLDLDQKQFGFRLGGPIVKDKIFFFVNAELDRRTDPGSTFFANRGTPGDNISAVSADSLDQLSDFLRRNFNYETGPYEGYNFKTESDKILAKLDFNLSEQHKLGLRYNRLRSLREIPISNSGAVGGRQPNSDRLPFKNASYIQNNNLNSYSLELNSIFGSKFSNTFIAGWNSFRDFRESGGGVFPLVDILSGSPGGTTRTTFGYEPFTPNNQLDQDVYQLTNNFSMYLGKHTVTVGGNFEYFKFSNGFTPRFYGDFRFASFADFYNSLPAGTATPIGESTGAGRPVRYELTYSAVEGVAVPLAELEVGQIGAYLQDEFQITRRFKLTAGLRVDVPYYPKDLARNPRLDTLVFAEGRTIDVSKFAKATPLWSPRLGFNYNVLGNDVLQIRGGTGVFTGRIPFVWLSNQASNNGLLFGSRLATGNANNPFVDFPFSPDVTAYIPQQASVPATVLINSTDPNFKFPQVWRSNLAVDWNVLKSGYILTVEGMYTKDVNAIYHRDLNFRPKKGQLDSPGDKRDIFNGSAAANRINSNITNAIELTNTNQGYSYFTTVQLQKEFGRGFFASAAYTYGESKDLTSNLSAIAATSWTTNQIPNSPNEPVLSWSNYDLRHRVLASASYRFELFNHIGVTLAAFWNAQRGGSLFSDAAAISPPNTRYSFTYGGDLNGDGIQGNDLIYIPRDRNDINLVSLTTGGVTFTPDEQWTALNAFIEQDEYLSANRGRVMERNGGVFPWFNKLDIRGAVDLFTNVGGKQNKLQFTCDILNFGNMLNPEWGVLKTLRTANPIQFAGYETGTDKPRFTFNPNIRQSFVTDTGLTSRWQMQLGLRYIFN, encoded by the coding sequence ATGAATCATTTTACCTTCCGTAACCTGACGGCGTTTTCGGGTAAGGCGGTGATGCTATTGGCATTGCTTCTTTGCGGTCTGACGTCTTTTGCTCAGGTGACCACCTCGACCATTGTCGGTCTTGTGACCGATGGCAATGGCGAAGGGCTTATCGGCGCTACTGTGGTGGCGACGCACGTTCCTTCTGGCACTCGATATGGTACTGCCACCAACGCATTGGGTCGCTACACGCTTCCTGCTGTGCGGGTGGGTGGGCCGTTCACTGTCACTGTATCCTACACGGGCTTTGAGCCAGTCAGCCGTGAGGGTGTGTTCACCACGCTTGGCACTGCCGTGAGCGTTGACTTGGTCATGCGCGAGTCGAGTGCTGAATTGGGAGAAGTGACTATTACGGGCAGCCGTTCCGATGTATTCAGTTTCGACCGCACGGGGGCTGGCACCAACATCAAAAAGGGTGTTCTTGAGTCATTGCCTACCATCAGCCGTAGCATTCAGGATTTTACTCGCTTGACTCCTCAAAGCAACGGCAACAACTTGGCTGGTCGCAACAATCTTTACAACAACATCTCTATTGACGGTTCGCTGTTCAACAACAGCTTCGGCTTGGCTGGCACTGTCGGCGGACAGACGAACTCTCAGCCTATCAGCCTCGATGCGGTGGCTGAAATTCAAGTCAGCCTTGCCCCCTACGATGTGCGTGAGGCGGGTTTCACGGGCGGCGGCATCAACGCTGTGACGCGCTCGGGCGACAACGAGTTCAGAGGCTCGGTGTTTGGCTTTCTGCGTTCGGATGCCATGATTGGCTCGAAAGTGGACACGACTACGGTGAAAAATCTTGATTTGGACCAGAAGCAGTTCGGCTTCCGACTAGGCGGCCCGATTGTCAAAGACAAGATTTTCTTCTTTGTCAACGCTGAATTGGACCGTCGTACTGACCCCGGCTCCACATTCTTCGCCAATCGCGGCACTCCGGGCGACAACATCTCTGCCGTGTCAGCTGACTCGCTCGACCAGCTTAGCGACTTCTTGCGCCGCAATTTCAATTATGAGACTGGCCCTTATGAGGGATACAATTTCAAAACGGAGAGCGACAAGATACTGGCTAAGCTCGACTTCAACCTGAGTGAGCAACACAAGTTGGGCCTCCGTTACAATCGTCTGAGGTCGCTCCGCGAAATTCCGATTAGTAATAGCGGTGCGGTTGGTGGTCGTCAGCCCAACTCCGACCGTTTGCCTTTCAAAAACGCCAGCTATATTCAGAACAACAACCTCAACTCCTACAGCTTGGAGTTGAACAGCATTTTTGGTTCGAAGTTTTCCAACACTTTCATCGCAGGTTGGAACAGTTTCCGCGACTTCCGCGAAAGCGGTGGCGGTGTGTTCCCATTGGTGGATATTCTGAGCGGCTCCCCAGGCGGCACCACGCGCACCACTTTTGGCTATGAGCCGTTTACACCGAATAACCAACTCGACCAAGATGTGTATCAATTGACCAACAACTTCTCGATGTACTTGGGCAAACACACGGTCACGGTGGGCGGCAACTTCGAGTATTTCAAGTTCTCCAACGGTTTCACGCCGCGCTTTTACGGCGATTTCCGCTTTGCTTCTTTTGCTGATTTTTACAATAGCCTGCCGGCTGGCACCGCCACTCCTATTGGGGAAAGCACTGGCGCTGGCCGTCCTGTTCGCTACGAGCTGACCTATTCGGCAGTGGAAGGCGTGGCAGTGCCATTGGCCGAATTGGAAGTGGGGCAGATTGGTGCCTATTTGCAGGACGAGTTCCAAATAACCCGGCGTTTCAAGCTCACGGCTGGTCTTCGCGTGGATGTGCCTTATTATCCTAAAGATTTGGCACGCAATCCGCGTCTGGATACTTTGGTTTTTGCTGAAGGCAGAACAATTGACGTATCCAAGTTTGCGAAAGCTACTCCACTGTGGTCGCCTCGTCTTGGCTTCAACTACAACGTGCTGGGCAACGACGTGCTGCAAATTCGCGGTGGTACAGGCGTTTTCACGGGTCGTATTCCGTTCGTGTGGCTCTCGAACCAAGCCAGCAACAACGGCTTGCTCTTTGGCTCGCGTTTGGCAACGGGCAATGCCAACAACCCCTTTGTTGACTTCCCATTCAGCCCTGATGTGACCGCCTATATCCCGCAGCAGGCATCTGTGCCCGCTACCGTGCTCATCAACTCGACTGACCCGAACTTCAAATTCCCACAAGTGTGGCGCTCCAACTTGGCGGTTGACTGGAACGTGTTGAAAAGCGGCTATATCCTGACTGTGGAAGGTATGTATACCAAAGACGTGAACGCGATTTATCACCGCGACCTGAACTTCAGGCCTAAAAAAGGCCAGTTGGACTCACCCGGCGACAAGCGCGATATTTTCAACGGTAGCGCCGCAGCCAACCGCATCAATTCCAACATCACCAACGCCATCGAACTGACGAACACAAACCAGGGCTATTCCTACTTCACTACTGTGCAGTTGCAGAAGGAATTCGGTCGCGGATTCTTCGCATCCGCTGCATACACATACGGCGAGTCAAAGGATTTGACTTCCAATCTTAGCGCCATCGCAGCGACATCTTGGACTACGAACCAGATTCCGAACAGCCCGAACGAGCCTGTGTTGAGCTGGTCAAACTATGACCTTCGTCATCGTGTCTTGGCCTCCGCATCCTATCGTTTTGAATTGTTCAACCACATCGGTGTCACTTTGGCTGCCTTCTGGAACGCTCAGCGCGGCGGCTCGCTCTTCTCTGATGCAGCGGCCATCAGCCCCCCCAACACTCGTTATTCGTTCACCTACGGCGGCGACCTCAATGGCGATGGGATACAGGGCAACGACTTGATTTACATCCCGCGCGACAGAAACGACATCAACTTGGTGAGCCTCACCACAGGCGGTGTCACTTTCACGCCTGACGAGCAATGGACTGCCCTCAATGCCTTTATTGAGCAGGACGAATACCTGTCGGCCAATCGCGGTCGAGTAATGGAACGCAACGGCGGCGTGTTCCCGTGGTTCAACAAACTGGACATCCGTGGCGCTGTTGACCTGTTCACCAACGTGGGCGGCAAACAAAACAAATTGCAGTTCACTTGCGACATCCTGAACTTTGGCAATATGCTCAACCCTGAGTGGGGCGTGTTGAAAACCCTCCGCACGGCTAACCCAATTCAGTTCGCAGGCTACGAGACGGGCACCGATAAGCCTCGTTTCACGTTCAACCCGAACATCCGGCAGTCCTTCGTGACGGACACGGGTCTCACCTCTCGCTGGCAAATGCAGTTGGGCCTCCGCTACATCTTCAACTAA
- a CDS encoding lamin tail domain-containing protein, whose product MKKAILTFVCSVSFLMASQAQIVITEIMYNPPESGTDSLEFIELYNNSNNPVNMENWSLFGVNFTFPAITLAPNQYIVTAVNAAALQNQLGVSALQWEGGGLNNNGETIRLLDANANVVDEVTYSSSAPWPTGAAGNGPSIVLCDPNSDNSIATNWQAATTPTGVIINGNQIFANPGAPSNCATVLKVNPDNFTALQYQTTNLNVLANDAIPNPANITVSITQAPSSGTATVNPNNSIAYTPNLDFCGNDVFRYRVCDGSACDSALVSLKIPCYPNYTIEQVTTENANGVADSAGVFCELTGIVYGVNTRASVTGSQFTIIDGTNSAGINVFSAASTLGYTVKEGDQIRVRGFIEQFNGLTEIIPQQITLLSSNNTLSPPLVVTVHTEDTESRLIKILNLRLVDAVQWATGQGTGFSAQAVSDDNPLDTITVRIDNDVELFNQPAPPQPFDLTGIGGQFDPTAPYTSGYQIAPRYNNDVSTLVATKEADFSRNVQLMPNPVGNRLLVMTDIPFERVRIFSATGSMALNVENPSMRQEIQVSHLPNGVYMIQFEKDNSVWTTRFVKQ is encoded by the coding sequence ATGAAAAAAGCAATCCTGACTTTTGTTTGCTCCGTCTCCTTCCTAATGGCATCCCAAGCCCAAATCGTCATCACCGAAATAATGTACAACCCGCCTGAAAGCGGCACCGATTCGCTGGAGTTTATTGAACTGTACAACAACAGCAACAATCCAGTCAACATGGAAAACTGGTCGCTTTTTGGGGTCAACTTTACATTCCCAGCCATTACTCTGGCACCCAACCAGTACATCGTTACGGCCGTAAACGCTGCTGCATTGCAAAATCAACTTGGCGTGTCGGCCCTTCAATGGGAAGGCGGTGGCCTCAACAACAACGGAGAGACCATTCGCCTCCTCGACGCAAATGCCAATGTGGTGGACGAAGTGACTTACTCAAGCTCGGCACCTTGGCCCACTGGCGCAGCTGGCAACGGCCCTTCCATCGTGCTTTGCGACCCCAACTCCGACAATAGCATCGCTACCAATTGGCAGGCGGCTACCACACCAACCGGAGTCATCATCAACGGAAACCAAATTTTTGCAAACCCGGGCGCCCCTTCCAACTGTGCGACCGTGTTGAAGGTCAACCCCGACAACTTCACGGCACTCCAGTACCAGACCACCAACCTGAATGTCTTGGCCAATGATGCCATTCCCAACCCAGCCAACATCACCGTCAGCATCACGCAAGCCCCTTCGTCGGGTACCGCCACCGTCAATCCCAACAACTCCATCGCATACACACCCAACCTTGATTTTTGCGGAAATGATGTCTTTCGCTACCGAGTGTGCGACGGTAGCGCCTGCGACTCAGCCTTAGTGTCGCTCAAAATACCCTGCTACCCGAACTACACCATCGAACAAGTCACAACCGAGAATGCCAACGGCGTGGCCGACTCCGCGGGCGTGTTCTGCGAACTTACAGGAATCGTATATGGTGTCAACACAAGAGCCAGCGTCACCGGCTCTCAATTCACCATAATTGACGGCACCAACTCCGCAGGCATCAATGTATTCAGTGCTGCGAGCACATTGGGCTACACCGTCAAAGAGGGCGACCAAATCCGAGTAAGAGGATTCATAGAGCAATTCAATGGTTTGACGGAGATAATCCCCCAACAAATCACGCTCCTTTCCTCCAACAACACACTTTCGCCGCCTCTTGTGGTTACTGTGCACACAGAAGACACCGAATCGCGGCTTATCAAAATTCTCAACCTGCGTCTGGTGGACGCAGTCCAATGGGCTACAGGTCAAGGAACAGGTTTTAGCGCACAGGCAGTATCTGACGACAACCCACTCGATACCATCACCGTGCGCATTGACAATGACGTTGAATTGTTCAACCAGCCAGCCCCGCCCCAACCTTTCGACCTCACAGGCATCGGCGGTCAGTTTGACCCAACCGCTCCATACACCTCTGGCTATCAAATAGCGCCCCGCTACAACAATGATGTCAGCACCTTGGTGGCCACCAAAGAAGCAGACTTTAGCCGCAACGTCCAACTCATGCCCAACCCAGTAGGCAACAGACTTTTGGTCATGACAGACATCCCATTCGAGCGCGTACGCATATTTTCAGCAACAGGAAGTATGGCGCTCAATGTAGAAAATCCTTCGATGAGGCAAGAAATTCAAGTAAGCCACCTCCCCAATGGCGTTTACATGATTCAGTTTGAAAAAGACAATTCCGTTTGGACGACTCGCTTTGTGAAACAATAG
- the gatC gene encoding Asp-tRNA(Asn)/Glu-tRNA(Gln) amidotransferase subunit GatC — protein sequence MHIDDALISRLEKLARLRLDATERRKLTGDLQRILDMVDTLRALDTDTVEPLIYLNAETTRLREDEIAHQLPQSECLQNAPKHDGAYFRVPKMIDSHD from the coding sequence ATGCATATTGACGATGCGCTTATTTCGAGGCTCGAAAAACTGGCCCGCTTGCGACTGGATGCCACCGAGCGCCGAAAGCTGACGGGCGACCTCCAGCGCATCCTCGACATGGTGGACACTTTGCGCGCGTTGGATACCGATACGGTGGAGCCGTTGATTTATCTGAACGCCGAAACAACCCGGCTCAGAGAGGACGAAATCGCTCATCAACTGCCCCAAAGCGAATGTTTGCAAAATGCGCCTAAGCACGATGGGGCTTACTTCAGGGTGCCAAAAATGATTGATTCACACGACTAA